One window of the Cryptomeria japonica chromosome 7, Sugi_1.0, whole genome shotgun sequence genome contains the following:
- the LOC131037085 gene encoding expansin-like B1 translates to MGKDFVRCTYKELCTEDGVTILVTDYGDGNGTDFIMSSTAYSKLAQPDKTKQLISLGVVDIEYKRIFCNYPGYNLMIKIDKSSKFPDYLAIEFWYQAGLRDILTVGLSQIKNGEPMTQMKRNHGAVWDVLNPPNGALWVRFLVSSGRSAFQYIETVNAIPANWTAGALYDSGIQTS, encoded by the exons GTAAGATGCACATATAAGGAGCTTTGCACAGAAGACGGAGTAACAATCCTTGTGACAGACTACGGCGACGGCAATGGAACCGACTTCATTATGAGCTCCACTGCATACTCTAAGTTAGCCCAGCCTGACAAAACTAAACAATTAATATCACTGGGTGTGGTGGACATCGAATATAAAAG AATATTTTGTAATTATCCTGGGTACAATCTGATGATCAAGATCGACAAAAGCAGCAAGTTTCCCGACTATCTGGCAATAGAGTTCTGGTATCAAGCAGGCCTAAGGGACATTTTAACAGTCGGGCTTTCCCAG ATTAAAAATGGCGAGCCAATGACACAAATGAAACGAAACCACGGTGCAGTGTGGGATGTGCTTAACCCTCCAAATGGCGCTCTTTGGGTGCGCTTCTTGGTAAGTTCAGGCAGAAGCGCATTCCAATATATAGAGACCGTCAATGCAATTCCAGCTAATTGGACGGCAGGGGCTCTCTATGACTCCGGCATTCAGACCAGTTAA